One Amycolatopsis sp. NBC_00355 genomic window carries:
- the pheS gene encoding phenylalanine--tRNA ligase subunit alpha, with protein MSGAKEKEAQGGAVLAPETLQEAVKAAEAAFAAATGLDALAEVKPAHLGDHSPLLLARREIGALPKQEKAEAGKRVNEARQAVQAAFDTRRAELQVERDERVLREEAVDVTLPWDRVPRGARHPITTVSERVADAFIAMGYEVAEGPELEAEWFNFDALNFGKDHPARQLQDTFYVGEEDSGLVLRTHTSPVQARTLLHRDLPVYVVCPGRTYRTDELDSTHTPVFTQVEGLAVDKGITMAHLKGTLDAFARAMFGEHSKTRLRPHFFPFTEPSAEVDVWFEEKKGGPGWVEWGGCGMVNPNVLRACGVDPEVYSGFAFGMGIERTLQFRNGIPDMRDMVEGDVRFTLPFGTEA; from the coding sequence ATGTCCGGAGCCAAGGAGAAGGAAGCCCAGGGCGGCGCGGTTCTCGCCCCCGAGACGCTGCAGGAGGCCGTCAAGGCCGCCGAAGCGGCGTTCGCCGCCGCGACCGGGCTCGATGCGCTGGCCGAGGTCAAGCCCGCGCATCTCGGTGACCACTCGCCGCTGCTGCTGGCGCGCCGCGAGATCGGCGCCCTGCCCAAGCAGGAGAAAGCCGAAGCCGGCAAGCGCGTCAACGAGGCCCGCCAGGCGGTCCAGGCGGCCTTCGACACCCGCCGCGCCGAGCTCCAGGTGGAGCGCGACGAGCGCGTGCTGCGCGAAGAAGCCGTCGACGTCACCCTCCCGTGGGACCGCGTCCCGCGCGGTGCCCGGCACCCGATCACCACCGTCTCCGAGCGTGTCGCCGACGCGTTCATCGCGATGGGTTACGAGGTCGCCGAAGGCCCCGAGCTCGAAGCCGAGTGGTTCAACTTCGACGCGCTGAACTTCGGCAAGGACCACCCCGCGCGTCAGCTGCAGGACACCTTCTACGTCGGCGAGGAGGACTCCGGCCTGGTGCTGCGCACGCACACCTCGCCCGTCCAGGCCCGCACCCTGCTGCACCGCGACCTGCCCGTGTACGTCGTGTGCCCCGGCCGGACGTACCGCACCGACGAGCTCGACTCGACCCACACCCCGGTGTTCACCCAGGTCGAGGGCCTCGCGGTGGACAAGGGCATCACCATGGCGCACCTCAAGGGCACGCTGGACGCCTTCGCCCGCGCGATGTTCGGCGAGCACTCCAAGACCCGGCTGCGCCCGCACTTCTTCCCGTTCACCGAGCCGTCCGCCGAGGTGGACGTCTGGTTCGAGGAGAAGAAGGGCGGTCCCGGCTGGGTCGAGTGGGGCGGCTGCGGCATGGTCAACCCCAACGTCCTGCGCGCCTGCGGCGTCGACCCCGAGGTGTACTCGGGCTTCGCCTTCGGCATGGGCATCGAGCGCACCCTGCAGTTCCGCAACGGGATCCCGGACATGCGCGACATGGTGGAAGGCGACGTCCGCTTCACCCTTCCCTTCGGAACGGAGGCGTAG